A single genomic interval of Prionailurus viverrinus isolate Anna chromosome A2, UM_Priviv_1.0, whole genome shotgun sequence harbors:
- the LOC125160153 gene encoding olfactory receptor-like protein OLF4, which yields MEPGNITRISKFLLLGFSERPELQPLIFGLFLSMYLINVFGNLLIILAVSSDSHLHTPMYFFLANLSFVDICFTSTTVPKMLWNIQTQTKVITYAGCITQMNFFITFAGMDDFLLSVMAYDRFVAICHPLHYTVIMNPRLCGLLVLVSWITSVLHSLVHTLMVLRLSFCTEVVIPHFFCELNQMIQLASSDTFLNNVVMYLGAMLLGGGLLVWILYSYSKIVSSIRGISSAQGKYKAFSTCASHLSVVSLFYCASLGVYLSSAATQSSRPGATASVMYTVVTPMLNPFIYSLRNRNIKRALKRILGIP from the coding sequence ATGGAACCAGGAAATATTACACGGATATCAAAATTTCTTCTCCTGGGATTTTCAGAGAGACCAGAACTGCAGCCCCTCATATTTGGGCTTTTCCTCTCTATGTACCTGATCAATGTGTTTGGAAACCTGCTCATCATCCTGGCTGTCAGCTCTGACTCCCatctccacacccccatgtacttcttcctggccaacctgTCCTTTGTAGACATCTGCTTCACCTCCACCACCGTCCCGAAGATGCTCTGGAACATCCAGACCCAGACCAAAGTCATAACCTATGCAGGCTGCATCACACAAATGAACTTTTTCATAACCTTTGCAGGGATGGACGACTTTCTCCTGAGTGTGATGGCCTATGACAGgtttgtggccatctgtcaccccCTGCACTACACGGTCATCATGAACCCCCGGCTCTGTGGACTCCTGGTTCTGGTGTCCTGGATCACGAGTGTCCTGCATTCCTTGGTACACACCTTAATGGTGTTGCGGCTGTCCTTCTGTACAGAAGTAGTGATCCcccactttttctgtgaactcaATCAGATGATCCAACTTGCCTCTTCTGACACCTTTCTTAATAACGTGGTGATGTATCTTGGAGCAATGCTGCTGGGTGGTGGTCTGCTTGTCTGGATCCTTTACTCTTACTCCAAGATAGTTTCCTCCATACGTGGGATCTCATCAGCTCAGGGAAAGTATAAAGCATTTTCCACCTGTGCATCTCACCTCTCGGTTGTCTCCTTATTTTATTGTGCAAGCCTAGGTGTGTACCTTAGCTCTGCTGCTACCCAGAGCTCACGGCCAGGTGCCACAGCCTCGGTGATGTACACGGTGGTCAcgcccatgctgaaccccttcatctacagcctgaggaacagaaACATAAAGAGGGCTCTGAAAAGAATCCTTGGGATCCCGTGA